The Fusarium poae strain DAOMC 252244 chromosome 2, whole genome shotgun sequence nucleotide sequence TGCATGGTATATCCTACCATGGATCAGCAACAAAGACCTCCGCGGTATTCCCGCACCTTTCCCAGCACAATTCAGCAACCTCTGGTTACTGTCCACTTGTCGAAAAGGGAAACGATACGAAATCGTTGATCAAGTTCACAAGAAGCTGGGCGTTGTCGTGCGCATTGCACCAAATCACGTATCAATTGCCGATTCCGAGGCTATCAACACCATCTATGGTCACGGAAATGGTTTCTTGAAAGCGTATGTTTTATCGCAACTTGATCTCTATTGGTATAGGCGCTAACAGGATAGTGACTTTTACGACACCTTTGTATCTATCCGTCGCGGTCTTTTCAACACACGCGACAGAGCTGAACACTCTCGCAAGAGAAAGATTGTTTCGCATACTTTTGCTCCCAAGTCTGTTCTCGAGTTTGAGCCTTATATCCGACAGAATCTTGAAGTCTTTATCAAGCAGTGGGATCGCATCGCTAGCAACAAAGAGCGCGATGGCTACGGACGCGTTGACTGTCTCAACTGGTTCAATTTTCTCGCTTTTGACATCATCGCGGACCTGGCTTTCGGCAAGCCATTTGGTAAGTATCTTGAGCAAAAACGTGACGCAAAACACTGACTTGTTTTAGGTATGCTTGAATCTGGTGCCGATATTGCTGAAGTAAAGGCTTCTCCCACCAGTCCTACTATCTATGCCCCAGCCGTCGAAATCATGAACCGTCGTGGTGAAGTCTCAGTAACTCTCGGCTGTCTCCCTCAACTCAAGCCCTACGCCAAGTATCTCCCTGATCCCTTCTTTAGCCAGGGTCTCCAGGCCGTTGAGAATCTCGCTGGTATCGCCATTGCACGTGTTAGCGAACGTCTAGAGCGCGGTGGTGACTCTACCCGAAAGGACCTTTTGGCTCGTCTTATGCAGGGTCGTGATGAGAAGGGTGAACCTCTTGGACGCGATGAACTTACTGCCGAGGCACTTACTCAGTTGATTGCGGGTAGTGACACAACTTCCAACTCTTCTTGCGCTTTGTTGTATCATGTTGTCAGGACACCTGGAGTCATGCAGAAGCTATATGAAGAGGTCACTGCTGCTATACCCGAGGGCGAAGACATTCCTGATTTCGAGTCTGTAAAGCATCTTCCCTACCTCGGCCACTGCATCAACGAGACCCTTCGAATTCACTCCCCTTCTGGTATCGGTCTGCCCCGTGAGATCCCTCCTCATCATAAGGGAGTGACTATCCACGGACGGTACTTTGGTCCCGGCACAGTTCTCAGTGTACCTACATACACAATCCATCACTCGACAGAAATCTGGGGTCCTGATGCCGAAGAATTCAAGCCTGAGCGTTGGGAGACCTTGACTGATAGGCAGAAGAATGCCTTTATTCCTTTTAGCTACGGGCCTCGTTCTTGTGTCGGGCGCAACCTTGCGGAACTTCAACTTAGGGTCATCACAGCCACATGGATTAAGCGATACAATGTCATTTTGAGACAGGATGTTATGGAAACACGGGAAGGGTTTCTGCGCAAACCAATGGGATTGGATGTGGGATTGGCTAGACGATAATGTAAtgattataatatttagttTCATAACCTAAAACTGGAGGCCATCTACGCAGTCCAATCTCGCTTGCCTCCAACATACTCCCTGCACCAGTAGATACCTTGAACAGTCCATCCATCTACAGTATACAGAGTTGGAACAGTGGCAGCCCTGTCATGAGTTTTGTGACAAGTGAACTGCTTGAAACCATTGTTCCCACCTCCAACCCAGGCGTTGTTGTTTTGGTCAAAGGCATTAGCGTTGATATCGACATTAAAAGTGACCCCAGAACCAAATCGACctttaaaggttaatatatAGTCTCTCGACATTGGCTCTGAAACTCACAAGCGGTACGTTTGCCTTCCCAAACGTGGTGCCGCCCGTGGGTAACGTCGACGTAGTCGTCAGGGCGTCTACCCCAGGCACCGGCGTTGTCCGTGTAGTAGGCGCAGCCACTGGAGATCTCATTGCCTTTTCTGGAGTTGACAATATAGACTGACTCCCATCCAGCACTGACGGCAGTGACACTGGCCAGGACAGCTGTGATAGAGGTGAACTTCATGATGGCTACAAAAATGGGAGGAAACAAGTAGAGTGAAGAGATTGAGTGTGATAAGCGACACGTGAGTTGATTGTCGTAGAACGCCGATATGTGAGATGTAGGAGCTTGTATTTATAGACGAAACTTGTGCAACAGACTGCGAAGACCGCCAACGGTTAAAATCTAGAATTTTGCGACTGAGTACTTTTAGTTGACTATAACTAACCTAAACAAGCATTATTTTTCAACATCATTAAACTCAGGACCCGTCCTCATGAGCTAACCCGGGGTTCATTTAAGCATACTGGCTAAGTTGGAGAGGAGTGCATGCTGACATGTTGTAAAGCCCGCTTACTATACATATACGAGGTGACATCCTGGACTACACCGATCAGCCGCACCTCCACTTGCGAATACTGACCAAAAGAACTACAGATTTCTTGCTAGGATATTTTCGAGGGAATGAATCGATTGGTCCAATACTTCACTAACTCGAAAAATCATCAATATGCGGTGCTGTCTGACAACCAGTCACCGATGTCCGGGATGACAATTTGGTTCTAGAACGCGACATTCGGGCACCATCGCTTTGGCCAAGTCATGCACTGGATCCAAAAAGGTAGTTCAAAGTTCAGCTGGAATTTCGTTAAGAACTTTGACCCTTTGGTAGACACGCTTACAACTCCGCCTTAGTGTTCGACTAAGTATGGGAAGAAAAATAGTGTAACTTTTAGCTAATCTAGACTAGCTAGCCTATCTAACATGATAAGTCTTGGCTGCTACAATAAATGCAGTACCGACAATAAAACTACTGCCCATAAACAGTTGCGCACCAAGATACCTCCCTCCCATGGCCGTGATTATTGCACCCGCAATAGGATTACCCGAAAGGGTTGCAAAACTGATGATGGAAAAATTCATCCCAATGTATGCGCCTCTAGTGGATAAATCAGTAGTCAAGCTTGAGATCCCAGCCGGGAATAGACTCAGAATGCTACCGCCGATGATACCGTAGAAAACTGTCCATACATATGCATGAGTAGGGGTATGAACAGCAATCCACGAAAACATGGCAATAGCAGCCACTAGACATGACGGTATCAACAATTCCAAGGGTCCAAATGTGTCGGCATAGTGATTTGCTATCATGCGACCGAAAACACCGACTCCATTGAGAATGAGAAGGAGATTCAATGAGTCTGTGTAGGTAAGAGTTGGGTTGATGATGTCGCGGCTGTAGGAAGCGATGTAGTAATACCCAAAGAAGACAGCCCAGAAGTTCTGGAATGAAGAATTAGAATTTTATACAAAAGAAGTTATGAGGATATGGACCTACAAAGAACATCCCAATGGTGAAAAATGTGTAATCAAGTTGCTTGAAAGCAACCCATTCAACCAGCCTGCCAGACTTGGTGGGAGGAAGTCTTGTCTTCATGCACACAACGACAAACAAGAGTGTAGCTGCTTGCACAAATCCAATCGCACGCATCGTCCAGCCAAACCCGGCAGTAGGTAATAGCTGTCTAGCCATGGCATTGAATACAAGTGCCCCAGTGACAGAGCCACAGGTTGAAATTCCAATAGCCAGCGAACGCCGTTTATCAAAGTAAGTAGAAGTGACAGACACTGCAGGGGTGACGAGGAAGCCGTTGCCTAGTCCACAGCAAATTCCTTGCGAAAGAAGTAACTGCCAGTACTGGGTGGAGAGGGAGGCGGTAAAGATACCGACGAGTACTAGAACTGTACCGCAGGACAGAACTAAACGTAGATGTCCTGAATCAATGTACCTGCCAACAAAGGCACCAATAAAGAAACTGAGGAAAACTTGGATAGAACCGATCCAGGAGATATCAGACGGGTCGCGTTGGAGAAACGTTGTGTAGTACGTTTGGAAGATACCAAAGCTGTTGATGAAACCCCATGTATTCATAAAGAGAAAATGGCCACATAAAGCTGGATAAGCGGTATTAGCTAAGACTCTCGTTAATGGGTGGGTGAAATACTGCATAACCAAGCCTGCCAACCTCCGTCTGGTGGTGGGGAAACGTCCCGTGCCACTTCACCATCACTGATCTCACCAGAACTGAGCACGCCGTCTGCTCTGGTTTCCTGTTGTTCTGATTTGATTTCCTGGAGGGCTGGATGAACCATTTCGGAATCAGCATCATGTTCCTGTTGAGGGAACATCGCTTTCACTCGAGGCTTGTGCAGGGGACTCGGCTGTCCGTATTGACAAATAAATTAGGTTTCATAAATTGAAGCGATGCAACAATAATGAGTTCATTCCAAGCTTTCAATTCACTCTTCTGGAACCAAATAATGGTTGGAGGATACTAGCTACTAGATACGGCTTTTAAGGTAGCTTTCGTTACGAAAAGGATTTCCAAGCAGACAATCATTATTTCGGTAGTCGAAATGCTCCACCCGAACCCTGCCTCGGAGCATTATCAGAACGTCAACGCTCCGATTTTCCGAAGACATGCACGAAACCTTCTTTAGCGACAGCAATTCCGGACTTGGAGATAATTTCCATTCTGCAGGGAAAGTCCTTTGTCATCTGTCCAAAGACGGACATATTTTACGGCAGCTGTGAAATGGTATTGCACAATTACTACGAAAACGTAAGGAACTCATGTGGTGTGATCAAGTTCGGTAGTATGGTTTTGAAATCCAGGAACTACACAGATAAAAAGGGATTGTTAAGATTTTTAGTAGATATAGGGAAATAACTTGCATAAATGTACTAAATCAGGAACTAGCGCTGCAAAGAATTGTTGACCCAACTTTCATCGATCTATAGGCCTAGAGATTCGCCCAACTCAACAAGTTCCGAAACTATCTTCTCCACCGTCTCACGCGTAGTCAACCGGTTACAGGCAATACGAAGAAACTCTCCCTTGACCTTACCAGGAGCAAAGTCTACCTTCCAACCCATTTCCTCAATTCCCTGGAATAGAGCTCGCGTATTGCGACTGTTGACGTCTGCCAGCTCCTGCCCAGACTTGTCCGCAGTGGACGATGACTTCCAGTAGAAGCAGACCTGGGCGAAAACCTCTTCAGGTTGCCAGATCAACTCAAAGTGCGGGTGATCTCTTACAAGATAGGCAAGATGTTTAGCGCTGTCGACCGCCTGCTCGACTTCTCGGGCAATACCTGCTGTGCCGT carries:
- a CDS encoding hypothetical protein (TransMembrane:1 (o6-26i)); this translates as MALTELLISPWAPLGLVVAIVAWYILPWISNKDLRGIPAPFPAQFSNLWLLSTCRKGKRYEIVDQVHKKLGVVVRIAPNHVSIADSEAINTIYGHGNGFLKADFYDTFVSIRRGLFNTRDRAEHSRKRKIVSHTFAPKSVLEFEPYIRQNLEVFIKQWDRIASNKERDGYGRVDCLNWFNFLAFDIIADLAFGKPFGMLESGADIAEVKASPTSPTIYAPAVEIMNRRGEVSVTLGCLPQLKPYAKYLPDPFFSQGLQAVENLAGIAIARVSERLERGGDSTRKDLLARLMQGRDEKGEPLGRDELTAEALTQLIAGSDTTSNSSCALLYHVVRTPGVMQKLYEEVTAAIPEGEDIPDFESVKHLPYLGHCINETLRIHSPSGIGLPREIPPHHKGVTIHGRYFGPGTVLSVPTYTIHHSTEIWGPDAEEFKPERWETLTDRQKNAFIPFSYGPRSCVGRNLAELQLRVITATWIKRYNVILRQDVMETREGFLRKPMGLDVGLARR
- a CDS encoding hypothetical protein (TransMembrane:12 (i56-78o90-112i119-138o144-164i176-196o208-228i249-270o290-307i319-337o343-365i377-403o409-429i)), whose product is MFPQQEHDADSEMVHPALQEIKSEQQETRADGVLSSGEISDGEVARDVSPPPDGALCGHFLFMNTWGFINSFGIFQTYYTTFLQRDPSDISWIGSIQVFLSFFIGAFVGRYIDSGHLRLVLSCGTVLVLVGIFTASLSTQYWQLLLSQGICCGLGNGFLVTPAVSVTSTYFDKRRSLAIGISTCGSVTGALVFNAMARQLLPTAGFGWTMRAIGFVQAATLLFVVVCMKTRLPPTKSGRLVEWVAFKQLDYTFFTIGMFFNFWAVFFGYYYIASYSRDIINPTLTYTDSLNLLLILNGVGVFGRMIANHYADTFGPLELLIPSCLVAAIAMFSWIAVHTPTHAYVWTVFYGIIGGSILSLFPAGISSLTTDLSTRGAYIGMNFSIISFATLSGNPIAGAIITAMGGRYLGAQLFMGSSFIVGTAFIVAAKTYHVR
- a CDS encoding hypothetical protein (SECRETED:SignalP(1-18)) — translated: MKFTSITAVLASVTAVSAGWESVYIVNSRKGNEISSGCAYYTDNAGAWGRRPDDYVDVTHGRHHVWEGKRTACRFGSGVTFNVDINANAFDQNNNAWVGGGNNGFKQFTCHKTHDRAATVPTLYTVDGWTVQGIYWCREYVGGKRDWTA